A stretch of DNA from Cytobacillus luteolus:
CAAATTTTGTTGAAGCTATTCAAAAACGCCAAGGTCTATATATTGCTTGCATTGAAGAAATCGCGTATCGGAGAGAGTATATCTCAAGAACTCAACTAATTGAGTTAGCTAGGCCACTAATGAAAACAGATTATGGAAAGTATCTTATGGACATAGCAAATGAAGAGAGCAGTAGTGTACCATTCTTGTTTTCTTCCTAAGGATAGAAGGAGGGGCAATGTTGAATATTTTAGTAACAGGTGGAGCAGGCTTTATCGGGTCTAATTTTATCAACTACATGCTAAAGAACTATACCTATAACATTATTAATATCGATGTATTAACGTATGCAGCGGACCTTAGAAATTTACGAAAAGTAGAAAATGCATCTAACTATCGATTTATAAAGGGGACCATATGTGACCGAACTTTGATAGAGAAACTATTTAAAGAATTTGATATAGATACTGTTATTAATTTTGCAGCAGAATCACATGTTGATCGAAGTATTGAGTACCCAGATATTTTTATAGAAACAAATGTAGTAGGAACTCAAGTACTTTTGAATGCCGCTAAAAAGCATTGGCAGGTAAACGGAAAATGTGAATATAAAGAGAACGTTAAATTTATTCAGGTATCAACGGATGAAGTGTATGGTTCATTAGGAAAAGAAGACTTTTTTACAGAAGAAACAAACTTAGCACCTAATAGTCCTTACTCAGCATCAAAAGCTGCTGCAGATGTGCTGGTAAGGGCCTATCATAACACGTACGGATTACCCATGAATATTACAAGATGTTCTAACAATTATGGACCTAACCAGTATTCGGAGAAGCTCATTCCATTAATGATTAAGTCTGCTTTAGAAGAAGTACCTCTGCCAGTCTATGGCGATGGTATGCATATACGAGATTGGCTACATGTTCTAGATCATTGTAAAGCAATTGATATCGTTCTTCATAAGGGTAAGTCAGGGCAAGTATATAACATTGGTGGAAATAATGAAATGAAAAATATAGATGTAGTTAAATTGATCCTACGTTATCTAGGGAAAAAGGAAACTCTAATAAAGTTTGTTCCTGACCGGTTAGGGCATGACAGGCGTTATGCAATAGATCATTCTAAAATCACTTCAGAATTAGGATGGATCCCAACCTATTCATTTGAAGAGGGGTTAAAGCAGACAGTCAATTGGTATATGGAGAACTTACCTTGGTTGAATATTGATAATCCCTTGCTTAGTCATTAGGTTACTTAAGGAGCTGATGATGAATAGTAAAAAGCAGCTAAGTATCAATTTAATAGCAAATATAATGTCCTTTTCCATTAGCATAGGTGTAAGTTTTCTACTTACACCTTTTTTGATTAAACATATTGGAAAAGAAGCTTATGGTTTCTTTCCATTAGCTAATAATTTTGTTATGTATATAAATTTAGTTGTCATTGCCTTAAATTCAATGGCCGCAAGGTTTATTATGCTGGAGATCATGAGAAAAGACGATGAAAAGGCTTCGATCTATTTCAATTCAGTTTTTTACTCGAACATAATTTTAGTTGTTTTATTATCAGTCCCACTATGCTTAGTCGTCTTGTTCATAGATCGTTTATTAAATGTCCCTCACCAATTGTTGAATGAAGTACAAATATTATTTAGCTTAATTTTTCTTACATTCTTGATAACGGTGTTAGGCTCTGTATTTAATGTGGCTACACTAGCAGTGAATCGAATTGATTTACGTTCCTACCAAGACATTATCCAAAGTGGTTTAAAAGCAGTGCTATTTATTGGTTTTTTCTCACTCTTCACTCCATCGATCTTTTATGTTGGGGTTGTCAGTCTATGTGTGTGTGTCATTGGAACTTTTATTTCAATATACCTTACCAAACGTCTGCTGCCGAAGCTATTAATCTCTCTTTCTTATTTTAATATTCATACAGTAAAGGAGCTCCTAAGCTCTGGAATATGGGTATCTTTTAATCAATTAAGTGTTGTCTTACTAATCGGATTTGATCTTTTAATCGCAAATCTGTTTTTTGGTGCATCTAAAGCTGGTGAATATTCTATAGCTCAAACGGTTCCTGCTTTTTTGGTATTTCTTATTAGCATGATTGCTGGAGTATTTGTTCCTCCTATGGCAGCACGTTATGCTGACAACGATATTAATGGACTTGTTCGCGAGATTAGGTTTTCAAGCAAGGTATTGAGTGTGCTGATTAGTGTTCCTATCTCTGGTTTTATCGTTTTTGGTGACGAATTTTATCGATTGTGGGTTCCGGGAGAAAATGCAGAGTACTTGCATTATCTGTCTATTATTATGATGGGGCCATATCTTATAAATGGTTCAATAAGTACTTTGTTTAATGTAAATACAATATTGAATAAAGTTAAGCTACCCTCGATTATATTGTTTATTTCAGGTGTGCTAAATATCCTATTACTCTTTATATTACTTAAATTCACGAATTTGGGATTGTTAGCAATACCCATTTGTAGTTCATCAATCAGTGTATTGCGAAATCTCATTTTTACTCCTATTTATCCAGCAAAGTGTTTAGGGGTAGAGTGGCATAAATTCTATAGTCTACTAATCCGAAACATTATTACAACAGTTATTTTAGTTTGTCTGTTTAGTTTGCTTAAAGAAATGATTCCATTTGGTCAATGGTCAATTTTTATTCTTACGGTAGTAGGCTGTGGCTTACTTGGATATATCATCAGTCTATTTACTACATTGAATAGTAAAGAAATTTCAAGGTGTAAAATTCTAGTTATTTCAAGGCTACTTCAAAGCAAGAAACTAAAGGAATCAGCCTAAAGTATGGGTGTTAAGTAAAACAATTAAGTAGGTAAATACAAGTCATTAATATATAGGAGGACCAATTAATGAGGATAATAGGAATTATTCCTGCAAGATATAATTCGTCAAGATTACCAGGTAAACCAATAGCCAATATTCATGGGAGGCCGATGGTTTGGTGGGTATTTCAAAAAATGAAAAATATACCTGAACTTGATGAGGTCATTGTAGCAACGGATGATATCAGAATTAAGGAAGTCTGTGATCAAATGGAGATTCGTAGCATAATGACTTCAAATTCCCATAAAACCCATTTAGATAGGCTTTACGAGGTTTCTACAATAGTAGATGCGGATTTTTATATAAATGTTAATGGAGATGAGCCTTTAATAGAAACTGAGGCAATTCGAAAAATTCTACCTACCAACGTTGACCCAAATTCGTTATACGTCGCAAATCTGATGACAGAACTTATAAGTCCATTAGAAGCAGTAGATTTTTCAAAGATAAAAATTGCTACAGATGTAAATGGGTATGGCTTATACCTAGCAAGAAGCCCTATTCCCTATCCGAAAGGCACCTCAGACTTTACCTTTAAGAAATTTGTGGGTGTTCAATGCTTTACAAAGAGTGCCTTGGAATTCTGTTATAACGCGCCAAGAGGCCCTATTGAAGCAGCTGAAGATATCGATGAATTTAGATTTTTGGAAAATGGCAAAAGGATTAAATTTGTAGAAGCTAAGGTTACTACATTGTCTGTAGATACACCAAAGGATTTAGATAAAGTTAGATCCCTGATTGGTGAGCACGTAGGATTGGAGGAGTACACTTATGAGTAAGGTAAAGATTCTAGACTGTACCCTGCGTGATGGAGGTTACATTAATGGCTGGGACTTTGGAGAAAGGACTATAAAAAAAGTTATTTCCAAGTTAGCCAAAGCCAAGATTGATATTATTGAATGTGGATTTCTAGAAGAACGGGACTTTGACAGCAATAAGGCTCTGTATAACAGTGTTGAAAGAATAAGAGACTATATTGAACCTAAGAGTGAAAATGTCATGTATGTTGGAATGATTGCTCAGCCCTATATCTCGATTGACAAAATTTCTCCTTGTGATGGTACTTCTATTGATGGAATTCGGGTCACCTTTCATGAAAACGAGATCGAAGAGGCATTTATCTACGGAAAACAATTAATGGATAGAGGCTATCAGGTTTTCATTCAGCCTGTCGGAACAACTAGTTATTCTGATTCAGCCTTGTTAGATTTGATTGAAAAAGTGAATGCTTTAAAGCCCTACGCCTTTTATTTGGTAGATACACTTGGAATCATGTATAAAAATGACCTACTTAGAATGTTTCATCTTCTCGATAATAATTTGGATTCAGGAGTTTCTGTTGGCTTTCATTCACACAATAACCTTCAGTTGTCTTTCTCAAATGCACAAGAAATACTGTCCCTGCATACAAAAAGAAATATTATCATTGATGCTTCAGTTATGGGAATGGGAAGAGGAGCGGGAAATCTATGCACAGAGCTTATTACTCACTATATAAATGAAAATATAAATGAAAAGTATGACACAATTCCTTTATTAGAAATTGTGGATGAGCATCTACTTGCTATTTTTAATGAAAACAACTGGGGCTATTCCATTCCATATTATCTTGCAGCGGTAAATGGCTGTCATCCGAATTACACTTCAAATTTAATTAATAAACAAACCATTTCAGTAAAGTCGATTAATGCAATTTTGAGACAAATACCAAGAAGGAATCGAGATATTTATGATAAAGAGTTGATTGAACAGTTATATATCGACTATCAAAGTCATTATGTGAATGACATAGAGGAACTAATGGTCATAGGAGAACTGGTGAGAAACAGGAAAATCCTTGTGATTGCACCAGGAAAATCAATTGAGCTTCAGAGGGAAGAAATACAAGATTTTATCATGATAAATAATCCTATCGTCTTCAGCGTGAATTTTGTTCCGGATACATTTACGACGGATACTGTTTTTATTAGTAATCAGAAGCGCTTTAATCTTTTATCAGACGGGTATGATGGCCAGTTTGAAAATACAGCTTTTATCACCACATCCAATATTAAAGCTGCTAATGGATTTACTTCAATTGTCGTGAATTATACAGATTTATTGGTTGATAATCCAATTATTTCAGATAATGCAGGTTTATTGTTATTAAATCTCCTACATCGTGTATCGGCAAAAGAAGTGTATGTTGCTGGTTTTGATGGATTCAGTATAGATAAAGCAAATAACTACTTTTCAAATGAATTGAATAATAACACAGAGCTGAATGAGCTAATAAAGAAAAACGAAGCAATGAGTCAATTTTTATCATTTTTAGATAAGAAAATGTCTATTCATTTTATTACATCGACTGTGTATAACGAGATGCATAAAGATGTAATCACGAATTAGGGGATTGGAGGCAATATGAAGTACTCTACGCTAGTCTTCGACCTAGATGGTACATTACTTGATACCTCAGAAGGAATTATGTTGGGTGCAAGTGAAACAGCGCGTAAGATGGGTGCTGGCAAATTAACGATTCAACAGCAAAAAAGCTTTATTGGTCCACCTTTATTGGATTCATTTATGCGTGAATGTGGATTTTCAGAAGTAGAAGCGAGGAAAGCTGTTAACTTGTATAGGAAGAGATATAAAGAAAAAGGATTATATGAAGCAAAGCATTACCAACATATAAAAGAGCTGTTAATGGCTTGTAAACAGACACATTGTAAAACAGCTGTTGCTACTTTAAAAATGGATACATTTGCAAAGGAGATCATAAAGCATTTTGGATTATCGGAATATTTCCATTCAGTTAATGGGATAGATCAGCAAGATACACACTCAAAGGCAGATATCATTTCAATGTGCTTAAAAGATCTGGATCAGAATGATACATCAAAAGTCGTGATGATTGGTGATAGTATTTATGATGCAATGGGTGCTGAAGAAGTTGGGATAGACTTTATAGCTGTAACATACGGTTATGGTTTTACAAGCAAAGAATCAGCTAGTCAGTGTAAAAATGTATTTATTGCTGAAGATGTGCGAGAAATAATAGAATTTCTGGAACTTTAGGTTAGATTGTATGAATAGGGCCTTGCACAGGTTGCAGGGCTATTTTATATGGTAAAGATGTGTAGGGAGGTGAGGTAGTGCAACTTTTAAATCCAGTAGTTAGAAAGTTTCTCAGAAAGGTGAAACAATACCTCCTAAAATTTGATAGCTTTATAAAAATGGTAGAGTATTGTAGAGGATTATATAGATATCCACACAAAATGATAGGGCGGGAATTAGTTATCTGCACTAGTGATGAAGAGACAGATGTACTTGTATTGGCTGCACATCCTGATGATGATGTACTAGGGTTATGTAGTACTTTATATCGCCATCGCATGAATGGAGATCGGATAAAGATAGTTTTTGTTACAAATGGAACAGCTGGTAAGGGTGAAAGCTGGCACTTAAAAACAAAGCATTCAAGAAACAAAGCGAATGTAAGATACATGGAAGCAGTTAGTGCCTTGTCGCAAATCAATATAAAAGAGGATACTATTTTTTGCTTAGGATTTCCTGATGGTGGAACACAGAGGTACCTGCAAGAAATATCAATGGATATCATGATGCTAATGGAAAAGCTTAATCCTAAGAGGGTGTATGTTCACTGTATAGAGGGAGGACATGTTGATCATGATATTACGAGTTTTATAGTCAAGTCCATTTGTAACAAGACGGGATACGTCAATCTATATGAATGGGCAGAATATAATCCTTCACAACCAATAGGGACTAGGAACATTCAGTTTTTCAATCCTAACAAATATAGTATGGAGCAATCTAAGGTTGAGATAACTGAACAGGAACGGGTCCTTAAAAGAAAAATGCTAGCACTACATAAATCACAGGATGTGGAACAGTACTATATGCAAGGAGAAGCAATTCGTAAAGCGGATAGTACTAAGCTAGAAGAGGAACTATATGAATACTGCGAACTATCTAAAAGAAGGCTAACTCCATTAGTGGCAAAATATTATAAATCAATTTCTTAAATAGTATTGTTTCATTTTTCCTTATCAAAACTATTGCTTTGTATTGTATAAACTGCTGAGGTGAATTAATTGGAAGTACTGATTCATAAAGAAATTGATACTCTAGAATTAATAATTCCGGTTTGGAAAACGTTAAGAGAAGAATTCCACGAAATTACCGTTTTTCAAGACATTAACTGGATTAAAAGCTGGTGGGTATATAAAAGCAGCCAATCAAACATTATACCTTATATTATAGAAATCAAGGATAAAAATCATACAGTTGGAATTATTCCATTATATTGTTCTACCATACGCTTTGTATTAATGGATTTCCGAGTGTTAAAACCAATTGGATCAGAGATTTCGGACTATTTAATACCTATTCTCTCTAAAAATTATTCTCATGAAGTACTACTCAAATTAGCCCTTGATAAACTCTATGAGGATAAAAACAGCTGGGACTATATTGAGTGGGTAGATGTTCCAGGGGATTCATTATTTGCTAAATTTTTAAATGGTCAACCCCCTATATCTAAATACGTTAGTAGTTATAGAACAGTGGTTTGTCCATTCTTAAGGCTAAGCGAAAATATAGAAGAAGTAAAAAATCAATTTAATAAGAATTTCTTAAAAGGAATCTTATATAACATAAGAAGAATATCAAGAAATGGTATCCTTCAATACTCGAAGGTAAAGACAGAAGAAGAAATTGAACCAATGTTGAATACTTTTTTTGTATTACACTGCAAAAGATGGGAAAACACATCCACACCAAGTAGATTTAGAAATAAAGAGGATAGAGAACAAATCATTCAGGCAGCCAAAACTTTATTTTATAGTAATTTACTATACTTAGCCTATTTAAGTTATAACGATGAAATTATAGTTGTTCATTTTGGGATGACTGATGGTCAAAAGAATTACTTATATCTGCATGCTATTAATAATATATACAGACACTTTTCTCCCG
This window harbors:
- the rfbB gene encoding dTDP-glucose 4,6-dehydratase; this translates as MNILVTGGAGFIGSNFINYMLKNYTYNIINIDVLTYAADLRNLRKVENASNYRFIKGTICDRTLIEKLFKEFDIDTVINFAAESHVDRSIEYPDIFIETNVVGTQVLLNAAKKHWQVNGKCEYKENVKFIQVSTDEVYGSLGKEDFFTEETNLAPNSPYSASKAAADVLVRAYHNTYGLPMNITRCSNNYGPNQYSEKLIPLMIKSALEEVPLPVYGDGMHIRDWLHVLDHCKAIDIVLHKGKSGQVYNIGGNNEMKNIDVVKLILRYLGKKETLIKFVPDRLGHDRRYAIDHSKITSELGWIPTYSFEEGLKQTVNWYMENLPWLNIDNPLLSH
- a CDS encoding oligosaccharide flippase family protein, producing MNSKKQLSINLIANIMSFSISIGVSFLLTPFLIKHIGKEAYGFFPLANNFVMYINLVVIALNSMAARFIMLEIMRKDDEKASIYFNSVFYSNIILVVLLSVPLCLVVLFIDRLLNVPHQLLNEVQILFSLIFLTFLITVLGSVFNVATLAVNRIDLRSYQDIIQSGLKAVLFIGFFSLFTPSIFYVGVVSLCVCVIGTFISIYLTKRLLPKLLISLSYFNIHTVKELLSSGIWVSFNQLSVVLLIGFDLLIANLFFGASKAGEYSIAQTVPAFLVFLISMIAGVFVPPMAARYADNDINGLVREIRFSSKVLSVLISVPISGFIVFGDEFYRLWVPGENAEYLHYLSIIMMGPYLINGSISTLFNVNTILNKVKLPSIILFISGVLNILLLFILLKFTNLGLLAIPICSSSISVLRNLIFTPIYPAKCLGVEWHKFYSLLIRNIITTVILVCLFSLLKEMIPFGQWSIFILTVVGCGLLGYIISLFTTLNSKEISRCKILVISRLLQSKKLKESA
- a CDS encoding 3-deoxy-manno-octulosonate cytidylyltransferase, translating into MRIIGIIPARYNSSRLPGKPIANIHGRPMVWWVFQKMKNIPELDEVIVATDDIRIKEVCDQMEIRSIMTSNSHKTHLDRLYEVSTIVDADFYINVNGDEPLIETEAIRKILPTNVDPNSLYVANLMTELISPLEAVDFSKIKIATDVNGYGLYLARSPIPYPKGTSDFTFKKFVGVQCFTKSALEFCYNAPRGPIEAAEDIDEFRFLENGKRIKFVEAKVTTLSVDTPKDLDKVRSLIGEHVGLEEYTYE
- a CDS encoding aldolase catalytic domain-containing protein, whose translation is MSKVKILDCTLRDGGYINGWDFGERTIKKVISKLAKAKIDIIECGFLEERDFDSNKALYNSVERIRDYIEPKSENVMYVGMIAQPYISIDKISPCDGTSIDGIRVTFHENEIEEAFIYGKQLMDRGYQVFIQPVGTTSYSDSALLDLIEKVNALKPYAFYLVDTLGIMYKNDLLRMFHLLDNNLDSGVSVGFHSHNNLQLSFSNAQEILSLHTKRNIIIDASVMGMGRGAGNLCTELITHYINENINEKYDTIPLLEIVDEHLLAIFNENNWGYSIPYYLAAVNGCHPNYTSNLINKQTISVKSINAILRQIPRRNRDIYDKELIEQLYIDYQSHYVNDIEELMVIGELVRNRKILVIAPGKSIELQREEIQDFIMINNPIVFSVNFVPDTFTTDTVFISNQKRFNLLSDGYDGQFENTAFITTSNIKAANGFTSIVVNYTDLLVDNPIISDNAGLLLLNLLHRVSAKEVYVAGFDGFSIDKANNYFSNELNNNTELNELIKKNEAMSQFLSFLDKKMSIHFITSTVYNEMHKDVITN
- a CDS encoding HAD hydrolase-like protein; protein product: MKYSTLVFDLDGTLLDTSEGIMLGASETARKMGAGKLTIQQQKSFIGPPLLDSFMRECGFSEVEARKAVNLYRKRYKEKGLYEAKHYQHIKELLMACKQTHCKTAVATLKMDTFAKEIIKHFGLSEYFHSVNGIDQQDTHSKADIISMCLKDLDQNDTSKVVMIGDSIYDAMGAEEVGIDFIAVTYGYGFTSKESASQCKNVFIAEDVREIIEFLEL
- a CDS encoding PIG-L deacetylase family protein, giving the protein MQLLNPVVRKFLRKVKQYLLKFDSFIKMVEYCRGLYRYPHKMIGRELVICTSDEETDVLVLAAHPDDDVLGLCSTLYRHRMNGDRIKIVFVTNGTAGKGESWHLKTKHSRNKANVRYMEAVSALSQINIKEDTIFCLGFPDGGTQRYLQEISMDIMMLMEKLNPKRVYVHCIEGGHVDHDITSFIVKSICNKTGYVNLYEWAEYNPSQPIGTRNIQFFNPNKYSMEQSKVEITEQERVLKRKMLALHKSQDVEQYYMQGEAIRKADSTKLEEELYEYCELSKRRLTPLVAKYYKSIS
- a CDS encoding GNAT family N-acetyltransferase — its product is MEVLIHKEIDTLELIIPVWKTLREEFHEITVFQDINWIKSWWVYKSSQSNIIPYIIEIKDKNHTVGIIPLYCSTIRFVLMDFRVLKPIGSEISDYLIPILSKNYSHEVLLKLALDKLYEDKNSWDYIEWVDVPGDSLFAKFLNGQPPISKYVSSYRTVVCPFLRLSENIEEVKNQFNKNFLKGILYNIRRISRNGILQYSKVKTEEEIEPMLNTFFVLHCKRWENTSTPSRFRNKEDREQIIQAAKTLFYSNLLYLAYLSYNDEIIVVHFGMTDGQKNYLYLHAINNIYRHFSPGNIFVYNLILDACKDGYEIVDFLRGDEDYKQKWGTINRYNFTYIITNQSIKSFLFRKGYQLIHLESNWSNNLKHLIKRLNLRSVQ